One window of Triticum dicoccoides isolate Atlit2015 ecotype Zavitan chromosome 5A, WEW_v2.0, whole genome shotgun sequence genomic DNA carries:
- the LOC119303444 gene encoding transcription factor PCF6-like — MESADAAGGAAGAGAPPGRGKRMRGAIASRETAGGDGMELVPWGSPPPPGQQPPQLQGPASRICRVRASGGKDRHSKVYTSKGIRDRRVRLSVPTAIQFYDLQDRLGFDQPSKAVEWLINAASAAIDELPSLDPAAFANMPADHQAAPRAGKQQQPQGSSTSETSKGSELSLSRSDGRVGGGSSRDKEVTVASNPSAQAGSFTELLTGAGPASAIASAAPRRQSWQKQPQQAVSAVTADRVGIAHPGKGSGAQVVPTYPGFRFGNAPPFGLQPAQPFNFGPSAQNQMTQFSLVQGGLAAAPAPAQAGDYSLDFSMNSGYMGATRGPLQSNSPHFSSHHQHQQQQQRQLQDLDDGPSPPFLYANAAATAPHLASENHLTATAAMQLWNGFQHAGMKEKSKN; from the coding sequence ATGGAGTCGGCCGACGCAGCGGGTGGGGCGGCcggggccggggcgccgccgggccGCGGCAAGCGCATGCGCGGCGCGATTGCGAGTAGGGAGACCGCCGGCGGCGACGGCATGGAGTTGGTGCCGTgggggtcgccgccgccgccgggccagCAGCCGCCGCAGCTCCAGGGGCCGGCCTCGCGGATCTGCCGCGTGAGGGCGTCGGGGGGCAAGGACCGGCACAGCAAGGTCTACACGTCCAAGGGCATCCGCGACCGCCGGGTGCGGCTCTCCGTGCCCACGGCCATCCAGTTCTACGACCTGCAGGACCGCCTCGGCTTCGACCAGCCCAGCAAGGCCGTCGAGTGGCTCAtcaacgccgcctccgccgccatcgaCGAGCTCCCCTCCCTCGACCCGGCCGCCTTCGCCAACATGCCGGCCGACCACCAGGCCGCGCCCCGCGCCGGCAAGCAGCAGCAGCCGCAGGGCAGCAGCACCTCGGAGACCAGCAAGGGGTCCGAGCTCTCGCTCTCGCGCTCCGACGGCCGCGTCGGCGGCGGCTCCTCCCGGGACAAGGAGGTCACCGTCGCCAGCAACCCCTCCGCGCAGGCCGGCTCCTTCACCGAGCTGCTCACCGGGGCGGGGCCGGCGTCGGCCATTGCCTCCGCGGCTCCGCGCAGGCAGTCCTGGCAGAAACAGCCGCAGCAGGCCGTTTCCGCGGTCACCGCGGACCGCGTCGGCATCGCACACCCCGGCAAAGGCAGCGGCGCGCAGGTGGTGCCGACGTACCCCGGCTTCAGATTCGGCAATGCGCCCCCGTTCGGCCTGCAGCCGGCGCAGCCGTTCAACTTCGGCCCCTCCGCCCAGAACCAGATGACGCAGTTCTCGCTCGTCCAGGGCGGGCtggcggcggctccggctccggctcaagCCGGAGACTACAGCCTCGACTTCTCGATGAACTCCGGTTACATGGGTGCCACCAGGGGGCCCCTTCAGTCCAATTCGCCGCACTTCTCCAGCCACCaccagcaccagcagcagcagcagcggcagctcCAGGACCTGGACGACGGTCCGAGCCCTCCCTTCCTGTACGCgaacgccgccgccaccgccccgcacCTCGCGTCGGAGAACCATCTCACGGCGACCGCGGCGATGCAGCTGTGGAACGGGTTCCAGCACGCCGGCATGAAGGAGAAGAGCAAGAACTGA